In Conger conger chromosome 12, fConCon1.1, whole genome shotgun sequence, one DNA window encodes the following:
- the ak1 gene encoding adenylate kinase isoenzyme 1 has translation MSDKLKNAKIIFVVGGPGSGKGTQCEKVVAKYGYTHLSSGDLLRAEVASGSERGKNLSAIMQRGELVPLDTVLDMIKEAMIAKADVSKGYLIDGYPREVKQGEEFEKKIGPPSLLLYIDAKSETMVKRLMKRGETSGRADDNEETIKKRLDLYYKATEPVIAFYEGRGIVRKINSEGSVDDVFSNVAKAVDSLK, from the exons ATGTCAG ATAAATTGAAGAACGCCAAGATCATCTTTGTTGTGG GTGGGCCCGGTTCAGGAAAGGGCACCCAGTGTGAGAAGGTGGTGGCCAAGTATGGCTACACCCACCTGTCCTCAGGCGACCTGCTCCGCGCAGAGGTCGCCTCCGGGTCCGAAAGAGGCAAGAACCTGTCGGCCATCATGCAGAGGGGAGAGCTGGTCCCTCTG GACACAGTATTGGACATGATTAAGGAAGCCATGATTGCCAAGGCTGACGTGTCCAAGGGTTACCTGATCGATGGCTACCCCCGAGAGGTCAAACAGGGTGAGGAGTTTGAGAAGAAG ATTGGGcctccctccctgctcctctacATCGACGCCAAGTCGGAGACCATGGTGAAGAGGCTGATGAAGAGGGGAGAGACCAGCGGCCGTGCGGATGACAACGAGGAGACCATCAAGAAGCGCCTGGACCTGTACTACAAAGCCACCGAGCCCGTCATCGCCTTCTACGAGGGCCGCGGCATCGTCCGGAAG ATCAACTCCGAGGGCAGTGTGGACGACGTGTTCAGCAACGTAGCCAAAGCCGTCGACAGCTTGAAGTAA